In the Arthrobacter zhaoxinii genome, one interval contains:
- the dnaG gene encoding DNA primase: MAGLIKREDIDEVRLRTDIKAVIDGYVTLKSAGIGSFKGLCPFHDERSPSFHVRPQVGSYHCFGCGESGDVISFVQKMDHGTFSETVEKLAARLGYELHYEDGGTGPRREDVGKRQRLLDAHKVAAEFFRSQLGTQGAAAARNFLQERGFDPAAAEHFGVGYAPQGWDSLLKHLTSKGFTREELAETGMFSTGSDASRFYDRFRGRLIWPIRDLTGAVIGFGARKLYEDDQGPKYLNTPETPLYKKSQVLYGIDLAKRDIAKTRQLVVVEGYTDVMACHLAGITTAVATCGTAFGTDHIKIARRLLSDDGTGGEVIFTFDGDAAGQKAALRAFEEDQRFTAQTYVAVDPNGMDPCDIRQTHGDSAVAELISSRRPLFEFAIRSTLRKFDLNTVEGRVSALRAAAPVVADIRDPAMRPAYARELAGWLGTDVDDVSRAVNAATKRGKAAPGADTAGQTIPAGRSPEGQQGRQQYGQRGGQQRGSQQQYGRRDEQPRQWQGQNQTYGREQSRPQEPEPSSAFSRPNLSDPAARMERQALEVALQQPGMLDAGQWERFKAVRFTVPAYVAVHDAIRAAGDAGTAPAAWVERVREELPEPLRGFVSELAVTPLPARDADALAMYCRDILNRLFELQVTHLKAEKLGQLQRLDPNADQELFHQLNRELMELEMQRRALRGDQ; the protein is encoded by the coding sequence ATGGCCGGACTGATCAAGCGTGAAGACATCGATGAAGTGCGGCTGCGTACCGACATCAAAGCAGTGATCGACGGATACGTAACCCTGAAATCTGCAGGCATCGGTTCCTTCAAGGGTCTGTGCCCGTTCCACGACGAGCGCTCGCCGTCCTTCCATGTCCGCCCGCAGGTGGGCAGCTACCACTGCTTCGGCTGCGGTGAGAGCGGCGACGTGATCTCCTTCGTGCAGAAGATGGACCACGGCACCTTCTCCGAAACGGTCGAGAAGCTCGCCGCCCGGCTTGGCTACGAACTGCACTACGAAGACGGCGGCACCGGGCCGCGCCGCGAAGACGTCGGCAAGCGCCAACGCCTGCTGGATGCACACAAGGTGGCCGCGGAATTCTTCCGCAGCCAGCTCGGCACGCAGGGTGCCGCCGCAGCCCGGAACTTCCTGCAGGAGCGTGGCTTCGACCCGGCAGCGGCGGAGCATTTCGGTGTCGGCTACGCACCGCAGGGCTGGGACTCCCTGCTGAAGCACCTCACATCCAAGGGCTTCACCCGCGAGGAACTGGCCGAGACCGGGATGTTCTCCACCGGCTCGGACGCTTCCCGGTTCTACGACCGCTTCCGCGGCCGCCTGATCTGGCCCATCCGCGACCTCACCGGTGCCGTGATCGGCTTCGGCGCACGCAAGCTCTACGAGGACGACCAGGGCCCCAAGTACCTGAACACCCCCGAAACCCCGCTCTACAAGAAGTCCCAGGTCCTGTATGGCATTGACCTGGCCAAGCGGGACATCGCCAAGACCCGGCAACTGGTGGTCGTGGAGGGGTACACCGATGTGATGGCCTGCCACCTGGCGGGCATCACCACCGCCGTCGCCACCTGCGGCACCGCCTTCGGCACCGACCACATCAAGATCGCCCGCCGCCTGCTGTCCGACGACGGCACCGGGGGAGAGGTCATCTTCACCTTTGACGGCGACGCCGCCGGGCAGAAGGCGGCCCTGCGCGCCTTCGAGGAGGACCAGCGGTTCACCGCGCAGACCTACGTGGCCGTGGATCCCAACGGCATGGACCCCTGCGATATCCGCCAGACGCACGGCGACTCCGCCGTGGCTGAGTTGATCTCTTCCCGCCGCCCGCTGTTCGAGTTCGCGATCCGCTCCACGCTGCGCAAGTTCGATCTGAACACCGTGGAGGGCCGCGTCTCGGCGCTGCGTGCTGCGGCACCGGTGGTGGCGGACATCCGTGACCCGGCCATGCGCCCGGCGTACGCCAGGGAGCTGGCCGGTTGGCTGGGGACCGACGTCGACGACGTCAGCCGGGCGGTCAACGCCGCCACCAAACGGGGGAAGGCAGCCCCCGGCGCAGACACTGCCGGGCAGACCATACCGGCCGGACGCAGCCCGGAAGGGCAGCAGGGCCGGCAGCAATACGGCCAGCGCGGGGGCCAGCAGCGCGGCAGCCAGCAGCAGTACGGGCGGCGCGATGAGCAGCCGCGGCAGTGGCAGGGCCAGAACCAGACGTACGGCCGGGAGCAGAGCCGGCCGCAGGAACCGGAGCCTTCATCCGCGTTCAGCCGTCCCAACCTGAGTGATCCCGCTGCCCGGATGGAACGCCAAGCCCTGGAAGTCGCACTCCAGCAGCCGGGAATGCTCGACGCGGGGCAGTGGGAACGCTTCAAAGCGGTCCGGTTCACCGTCCCGGCCTATGTTGCCGTCCATGATGCGATCCGTGCCGCGGGCGATGCCGGAACCGCCCCCGCGGCCTGGGTGGAACGGGTCCGCGAGGAACTGCCGGAGCCGCTGCGCGGTTTCGTCAGCGAGCTGGCCGTGACGCCGCTGCCTGCCCGTGACGCCGATGCGCTGGCCATGTACTGCCGGGACATCCTCAACCGGCTCTTTGAGCTGCAGGTGACGCACCTGAAGGCAGAGAAGCTGGGCCAGCTGCAGCGGCTGGACCCCAACGCCGACCAGGAGCTGTTCCACCAACTCAACCGCGAACTCATGGAGCTGGAAATGCAGCGCCGGGCTCTGCGGGGAGACCAGTAA
- a CDS encoding NUDIX domain-containing protein encodes MIKQVRKVVCYAVQQDHLLVFTHNAVPMEITGVQVPAGTVRPGEEPADAAVRELREETGVAGKVRRYLGESVYDLRPLRPETATRYFFQLEVPASSVSARWGAGEPDPDDGGSPVSWTCWWMPLPQAHVLAGGLGARLGDLAEDPAVLPST; translated from the coding sequence ATGATTAAACAGGTCCGGAAAGTCGTCTGCTACGCGGTGCAGCAGGATCATCTGCTTGTCTTCACCCATAACGCAGTACCGATGGAAATCACGGGTGTGCAGGTCCCGGCGGGGACGGTCCGGCCGGGCGAAGAGCCGGCCGATGCCGCGGTCCGTGAACTGCGTGAGGAGACCGGGGTGGCCGGAAAGGTGCGGAGGTACCTCGGCGAATCCGTTTACGACCTGCGGCCTCTGCGGCCCGAGACAGCTACCCGGTACTTCTTCCAGCTGGAGGTTCCGGCCAGCAGCGTCTCCGCCCGCTGGGGAGCGGGAGAACCGGATCCGGACGACGGCGGATCACCGGTCTCGTGGACCTGCTGGTGGATGCCGCTCCCCCAGGCCCATGTCCTTGCCGGCGGGCTGGGGGCCAGGCTCGGGGATCTGGCGGAGGATCCAGCCGTACTCCCGAGCACATAA
- a CDS encoding sugar porter family MFS transporter — MGATQPGPNNGKSERVAHPGRVIGVTVAAAVGGLLFGFDTAVINGAVDAIGEEFTLSPGILGFTVAITLLGCAAGAWFAGQLADKLGRKLVMVGAAVLFAANSVGSALAFSEWDLMLWRLVGGLAIGTASVIAPGYIAEVAPAKWRGALGSVQQLAITIGIFAALLSDAFLANTAGSALGELWWGLPAWRWMLLVGVAPAIVYGVLALTIPESPQYLVRKNRDAEAAKVLTTISGVTDTDRKIADIRDSFKSPQPTFRDLRGPKFGLQPILWVGMAIAAFQQLVGINAIFYYSTTLWKSVGFSESDSFTTSVITSIVNVLMTLVAIAFVDRIGRRKLLMIGSAGMFVGLLAATVSFFQAVDVDGEVSLPGIWGPVALVGANLFVVFFAATWGPVMWVTLGEVFPNNIRSLALGLGAMVNWIFNFIVTLAFPWVSDNFGVWIMYAIFTAFAVLSFWFVKTKLPELSGRELEDREGLETS, encoded by the coding sequence ATGGGCGCGACTCAGCCAGGACCCAACAACGGCAAATCCGAACGGGTGGCCCACCCCGGCAGGGTGATTGGTGTCACCGTTGCCGCAGCGGTGGGCGGTTTGCTTTTCGGGTTTGATACCGCAGTAATCAACGGCGCGGTCGATGCCATCGGAGAGGAATTCACCCTCAGCCCGGGCATCCTCGGCTTCACCGTGGCCATCACGCTGCTGGGCTGTGCCGCCGGCGCCTGGTTCGCCGGCCAGCTGGCAGACAAGCTTGGACGCAAGTTGGTCATGGTCGGCGCCGCCGTACTCTTCGCAGCCAACTCCGTGGGATCCGCGCTGGCATTCAGCGAATGGGACCTGATGCTCTGGCGGCTGGTCGGCGGTCTTGCCATCGGCACCGCATCCGTCATCGCCCCCGGCTACATTGCCGAGGTTGCCCCCGCAAAATGGCGCGGCGCGCTGGGCTCCGTCCAGCAGCTGGCCATCACCATCGGTATCTTTGCCGCACTGCTTTCCGACGCCTTCCTGGCCAATACGGCCGGCAGCGCGCTCGGCGAACTCTGGTGGGGCCTGCCGGCCTGGCGCTGGATGCTGCTCGTCGGCGTCGCGCCCGCCATCGTCTACGGCGTCCTGGCACTCACCATCCCGGAATCCCCGCAGTACCTCGTCCGGAAGAACCGCGACGCGGAAGCCGCCAAGGTGCTCACCACCATTTCCGGCGTGACGGACACGGACCGCAAGATCGCCGATATCCGCGACAGCTTCAAGAGCCCGCAGCCGACCTTCCGCGACCTGCGCGGGCCCAAGTTCGGACTCCAGCCCATCCTCTGGGTCGGCATGGCAATCGCCGCGTTCCAGCAGCTGGTCGGCATCAACGCGATCTTCTACTACTCCACCACCCTGTGGAAGTCCGTAGGCTTCAGTGAGAGCGACTCCTTCACGACGTCGGTGATCACCTCGATCGTGAACGTGCTGATGACACTGGTCGCCATTGCGTTCGTGGACCGCATCGGCAGGCGCAAGCTGCTGATGATCGGTTCGGCCGGTATGTTCGTGGGCCTGCTGGCAGCCACCGTTTCGTTCTTCCAGGCCGTGGACGTAGACGGTGAAGTCTCCCTGCCCGGCATCTGGGGCCCGGTTGCCCTGGTCGGCGCGAACCTCTTCGTGGTCTTCTTTGCGGCAACCTGGGGACCGGTCATGTGGGTTACCCTCGGCGAGGTCTTCCCGAACAACATCCGTTCCCTGGCCCTGGGCCTGGGCGCCATGGTCAACTGGATCTTCAATTTCATCGTTACCCTTGCCTTCCCGTGGGTCAGCGATAACTTCGGAGTCTGGATTATGTACGCCATCTTTACCGCGTTCGCGGTGCTGTCCTTCTGGTTCGTGAAGACCAAACTTCCCGAGCTGTCCGGCCGCGAACTCGAGGACCGCGAGGGCCTCGAAACGTCCTAA
- a CDS encoding phage holin family protein, translated as MNRSASTRTQRTAGSSSLVGLAKVMARLTPRQLNDEFALATAEMKQKGIKAGIAAAFMVVALLMVAALAISLLVAGIMALSLIMPAWLAALLVAALFLVIAGIAGFIGYSRFKKALPLLPEEAIRGVRYDLGVLKEGRSFDPATLDKPKEPKEKKDKKAEKADKPEGPKPPTPEELRTRARQRREHIAAVRDGLGEKVDVKARIQELKSRRAAAARSNEDSAAGPSAADDVLALIKERWQPLSVMLASLLALLIMSRRLARK; from the coding sequence ATGAACCGCTCCGCTAGCACTCGGACACAGCGAACGGCGGGGAGCTCGTCGCTGGTGGGGCTGGCGAAAGTCATGGCCCGACTGACGCCGCGCCAGCTGAATGACGAGTTCGCCCTCGCCACAGCCGAAATGAAGCAGAAGGGCATCAAGGCCGGCATTGCCGCGGCCTTCATGGTGGTGGCGCTGCTGATGGTTGCGGCTTTGGCCATCTCGCTGCTTGTTGCCGGCATCATGGCGCTGTCACTGATTATGCCTGCCTGGCTGGCTGCGCTGCTGGTTGCCGCCCTGTTCCTAGTGATCGCCGGTATTGCCGGATTCATCGGCTACAGCCGCTTCAAGAAGGCGCTGCCGCTGCTTCCCGAGGAAGCCATCCGCGGCGTGCGTTACGACCTCGGCGTGCTGAAGGAAGGCCGCAGCTTCGATCCGGCTACCCTGGACAAGCCCAAGGAGCCGAAGGAAAAGAAGGACAAGAAGGCTGAGAAGGCGGACAAGCCTGAAGGCCCGAAGCCGCCCACCCCCGAGGAACTGCGCACCCGTGCACGCCAGCGCCGCGAGCACATTGCCGCGGTCCGGGACGGACTGGGCGAGAAAGTGGACGTCAAAGCCCGCATTCAGGAGCTGAAATCCCGCCGGGCTGCCGCAGCCCGCAGCAACGAAGACAGCGCTGCCGGTCCTTCCGCGGCCGACGACGTGCTGGCACTGATCAAGGAACGCTGGCAGCCGCTTTCGGTCATGCTCGCCTCGCTGCTGGCGCTGCTCATCATGTCCCGCCGGCTCGCGCGAAAGTAA
- a CDS encoding CDP-alcohol phosphatidyltransferase family protein — protein MIRFIGAGARPDTELTVLERFWTLPNLVTVLRFLGIPLFVLFVSEDRYGSAFLTLVAVGSTDWIDGYLARRLNQVSTTGQWLDPVADRLALIIVAATFVVDGIAPVWLILSIAVPDAVLIVNSLLLFHGNPDLPVSLVGKIRTALLLLGAPLLLLGRVDGYDYQWLCSAGSAVLALGCIGHVAAAAGYLVAAWRKYLHQRGSVYAGTGTGYAP, from the coding sequence GTGATCAGATTCATCGGTGCCGGAGCGCGTCCCGATACGGAACTCACCGTATTGGAACGGTTCTGGACCCTACCGAATCTGGTCACGGTCCTTCGTTTTCTGGGCATCCCCCTGTTTGTGCTGTTCGTCAGCGAGGACCGCTACGGGAGTGCGTTCCTCACGCTGGTAGCGGTGGGCAGCACGGATTGGATCGACGGCTATCTGGCCCGCCGGCTGAACCAGGTCTCAACCACCGGACAGTGGCTGGACCCGGTGGCGGACCGGCTCGCGCTGATCATCGTGGCCGCCACCTTCGTGGTGGACGGCATCGCACCGGTGTGGCTGATCCTCAGCATCGCCGTTCCGGACGCCGTCCTGATCGTCAACTCCCTGCTGCTCTTCCACGGCAATCCGGACCTGCCGGTCAGTCTCGTCGGAAAAATCCGGACAGCACTGCTGCTTCTGGGTGCACCCCTGCTGCTGCTGGGCCGGGTGGACGGGTATGACTACCAGTGGCTCTGCTCCGCCGGTTCCGCCGTGCTGGCACTGGGCTGCATCGGCCATGTTGCAGCAGCCGCCGGGTACCTGGTGGCCGCGTGGCGCAAATACCTGCACCAGCGCGGCTCCGTTTACGCCGGAACCGGAACCGGCTATGCACCCTAG
- a CDS encoding DMT family transporter — translation MVGVAVACALASAFFLAFGAQRQGSAVKADTGGLALNTSQISRLLRNPRWLLGLLLLGTGMALNVAALSMAPLTVVQPIGSIALVITTVVNSRDQGLHMNRITVAAITACVAGSMLFVSLAIMVTRTEQVVEPRQEVTIVLILAVVVVFFGGLNLVFRKRLRAIAHILGAGILFGFVAVLTKVIAGDLLNPNGRFLLNVPWYTIVAVAAAGALGSWFVQNAYSSGPPDLVIAGLTVIDPMVGIAIGIGVLHELRPDVPAVAAVAMSVAALIAIVGVVALSRYHPDVIQRRNEERRRQKPASKNPKAGPPT, via the coding sequence ATGGTAGGCGTTGCCGTCGCCTGCGCCCTCGCAAGCGCCTTCTTCCTGGCCTTCGGCGCCCAGCGCCAAGGCAGCGCCGTGAAGGCCGACACAGGCGGCCTGGCCCTGAATACCTCCCAGATCAGCCGGCTGCTGCGCAACCCCCGGTGGCTTCTTGGCCTCCTGCTGCTGGGCACCGGCATGGCCCTGAATGTGGCGGCACTGTCGATGGCGCCCCTGACCGTGGTGCAGCCGATCGGTTCCATTGCGCTGGTGATCACCACCGTGGTGAATTCACGGGATCAGGGCCTGCACATGAACCGCATTACCGTCGCGGCCATTACCGCATGCGTGGCGGGCAGCATGCTGTTCGTGTCCCTGGCCATCATGGTCACCCGCACCGAGCAGGTAGTGGAGCCGCGGCAGGAAGTGACGATTGTCCTCATCCTCGCCGTCGTCGTGGTCTTCTTCGGTGGTCTGAACCTGGTCTTCCGTAAACGGCTCCGTGCGATCGCGCACATTCTGGGCGCCGGCATCCTGTTCGGGTTCGTCGCCGTCCTGACGAAGGTTATTGCCGGTGACCTGCTCAACCCGAACGGCCGGTTCCTGCTGAACGTGCCCTGGTACACCATCGTGGCGGTTGCAGCCGCCGGCGCACTGGGGTCCTGGTTTGTGCAGAACGCCTATTCCAGCGGGCCGCCGGACCTGGTGATCGCGGGGCTGACCGTCATTGACCCCATGGTGGGGATAGCCATCGGCATCGGTGTCCTGCATGAACTGCGGCCGGATGTTCCGGCCGTCGCCGCGGTGGCCATGTCCGTGGCGGCCTTGATTGCTATTGTTGGGGTCGTTGCCCTCTCGCGGTATCACCCTGACGTTATCCAGCGTCGGAATGAAGAGCGGAGGCGGCAAAAGCCGGCCTCAAAGAACCCGAAAGCAGGACCACCAACGTGA
- a CDS encoding glycosyltransferase: MTDAPVDQPLTVLIACDTYPPHLNGAAQFGYRLARGMHGRGHNVHVLAPNDVNGGSRSDLGGEWPVHRLRSHGVPTHEYWRICLPWEIKKEIALLFDRVQPDVVHIQCHYMVGEYTLYEARRRGIRVIATNHFMPANLDPFLPFPKWLKRIVATNSWKDMGKVMGQAQVVTTPTPLAAEAMYRHAFLHDVMALSNGIDASVYELHPGEKIPPHEAPTVLFVGRLAEEKHVDVLIDAVAKTPAHLGVRAEIVGGGEVRTALEAQVQRLGLQDRVVFRGLISDAELREAYLKADLFCMPGTAELQSLVTLEAMSASKPVLLADAMALPHLVEKGRNGYLFTPGDSDELSGRITEILELSPEDRQKMGRTSRDMVDRHSLEATLSTFEDLYRGDPGRPVPAA; the protein is encoded by the coding sequence GTGACCGACGCCCCGGTAGACCAACCGCTGACTGTCCTCATTGCCTGTGACACCTATCCTCCCCACCTGAACGGTGCCGCGCAGTTCGGCTACCGGCTGGCCCGGGGGATGCACGGGCGCGGGCACAACGTCCATGTCCTGGCACCGAATGACGTCAACGGCGGCAGCCGCAGCGATCTCGGGGGTGAGTGGCCGGTGCACCGGCTCCGTTCCCACGGGGTTCCCACGCACGAGTACTGGCGGATCTGCCTGCCCTGGGAGATTAAAAAGGAAATCGCGCTGCTCTTCGACCGGGTGCAGCCCGACGTCGTGCACATCCAGTGCCACTACATGGTGGGGGAGTACACCCTCTACGAGGCCCGCAGGCGCGGGATCCGCGTGATTGCGACCAACCACTTCATGCCAGCCAACCTGGATCCGTTCCTGCCCTTCCCCAAGTGGCTGAAACGGATCGTCGCGACCAACTCCTGGAAGGACATGGGCAAGGTGATGGGCCAGGCGCAGGTGGTCACCACCCCCACGCCGCTGGCCGCCGAGGCCATGTACCGCCATGCCTTCCTGCATGACGTGATGGCGTTGTCCAACGGCATTGACGCGTCGGTGTATGAACTGCATCCGGGGGAGAAGATTCCCCCGCACGAGGCGCCCACCGTCCTGTTCGTCGGTCGGCTGGCCGAGGAAAAACACGTGGACGTCCTCATCGACGCCGTAGCCAAAACCCCGGCCCATCTCGGTGTGCGGGCGGAGATCGTCGGCGGCGGCGAGGTCCGCACCGCGCTCGAAGCCCAGGTGCAGCGGCTGGGACTGCAGGACCGGGTGGTGTTCCGCGGGCTGATCTCCGACGCCGAACTGCGCGAGGCCTATCTGAAGGCCGATCTGTTCTGCATGCCCGGCACCGCAGAGCTGCAGTCCCTGGTGACGCTGGAGGCAATGTCGGCGTCCAAGCCGGTCCTGCTCGCCGACGCCATGGCCCTGCCGCACCTCGTGGAGAAGGGGCGCAACGGCTACCTCTTTACGCCCGGCGACAGCGACGAGTTGTCCGGCCGCATCACGGAGATCCTTGAACTCTCCCCGGAAGACCGGCAGAAGATGGGCAGGACGAGCCGCGACATGGTGGACCGGCACAGCCTGGAAGCCACGCTGTCCACCTTTGAAGATCTCTACCGGGGCGATCCCGGGAGACCGGTGCCTGCGGCCTGA
- a CDS encoding acyl-CoA dehydrogenase family protein produces the protein MGIIDVDNLPYPDGDFYAFEDLLSDKERDRLHEIRAWLTAEVKPHAADWWNAGEFPHHMIPKIAELDVMSPVYRQGYSNLFAGLCHAEVTRADTSFATFLGVHDGLFTGSIEALASEEQKAAWLPDIYAMKKIGAFGLTEPLGGSDVAGGTRTTARRDGDNWILNGEKRWIGNATFSDWVVIYARDLEDNQVKGFMVDTKTPGYTATKIENKIALRTVQNADIVLDNVVISDDFHLKGANSFRDTNKVLKVTRLAVAWQAVGQQMAAFDVARKYAVERKQFGKPLASFQLVQEQLVKILGNTVSSLGMMVRLAQLEDLGQAKDEQSALAKAFTTARMRESVALGRSILGGNGIVTDYGMAKIFADAEAIYSYEGTYEINTLVTGRAITGVAAFV, from the coding sequence ATGGGAATTATCGACGTCGACAACCTTCCGTACCCGGACGGCGACTTCTACGCATTCGAGGACCTGCTCAGCGACAAGGAGCGCGACCGCCTGCACGAAATCCGTGCCTGGCTCACCGCCGAGGTCAAGCCGCATGCAGCCGACTGGTGGAACGCCGGGGAATTCCCGCACCACATGATCCCCAAGATCGCCGAACTGGATGTCATGAGCCCGGTGTACCGCCAGGGTTACTCCAATCTCTTCGCGGGCCTTTGCCACGCCGAGGTGACGCGTGCCGACACGTCCTTCGCCACCTTCCTCGGTGTCCACGACGGGCTCTTCACGGGCTCCATTGAGGCCCTGGCCTCCGAGGAGCAGAAGGCCGCCTGGCTCCCGGACATCTACGCCATGAAGAAGATCGGCGCCTTCGGCCTGACCGAACCGCTGGGCGGATCCGACGTCGCCGGCGGTACCCGCACCACTGCCCGCCGGGACGGGGACAACTGGATCCTCAACGGCGAAAAGCGCTGGATCGGTAACGCGACCTTCTCCGACTGGGTGGTCATTTACGCCCGCGACCTCGAAGACAACCAGGTCAAGGGTTTCATGGTGGATACCAAGACGCCGGGCTACACGGCCACCAAGATTGAAAACAAGATTGCGCTCCGCACGGTGCAGAACGCCGACATCGTCCTGGACAACGTGGTAATCAGCGACGACTTCCACCTCAAGGGCGCCAACAGCTTCCGCGACACCAACAAGGTCCTGAAGGTCACCCGCCTCGCGGTGGCCTGGCAGGCCGTGGGCCAGCAGATGGCTGCCTTCGACGTCGCCCGCAAGTACGCCGTGGAGCGCAAGCAGTTCGGCAAGCCGCTGGCATCCTTCCAGCTGGTGCAGGAACAGCTGGTGAAAATCCTGGGCAACACCGTCAGCTCGCTGGGCATGATGGTGCGTCTGGCGCAGCTCGAGGACCTGGGCCAGGCCAAGGATGAGCAGTCAGCCCTGGCAAAGGCGTTCACCACGGCACGCATGCGCGAATCGGTGGCCCTGGGCCGCAGCATCCTGGGTGGAAACGGCATCGTCACCGACTATGGGATGGCCAAGATCTTTGCCGATGCGGAAGCCATCTACTCGTATGAAGGCACCTACGAGATCAATACCCTGGTCACCGGACGCGCCATCACCGGAGTTGCCGCGTTCGTCTAA
- a CDS encoding M23 family metallopeptidase, translated as MCCRCWRRRRRRHWRRAPRQRPPATDPAPAAAAVYSPPWTWPLDPVPALIRSFDPPAQRWLAGHRGVDLAAPAGAEIKAPAGGRVVFAGWVVDRRVLTIDHGGGLKSSFEPLESSVPVGTAVAKGTAVGSVGSGSHCSTGCLHWGVRLDGDYKDPLRYVSDRRPSVLLPAGRSTEQITGLSGSVANLLSR; from the coding sequence GTGTGTTGTCGGTGCTGGCGGCGGCGGCGGCGGCGGCATTGGCGGCGGGCGCCCCGGCAGCGCCCCCCGGCAACAGACCCCGCACCCGCAGCGGCTGCGGTTTATTCTCCGCCCTGGACCTGGCCGCTGGACCCGGTGCCTGCCCTCATCCGCAGCTTTGATCCGCCGGCGCAGCGGTGGCTGGCTGGACATCGGGGCGTCGACCTCGCGGCGCCTGCCGGTGCGGAGATAAAAGCTCCGGCGGGAGGACGGGTTGTGTTTGCCGGCTGGGTGGTGGACCGGAGGGTCCTGACCATTGACCACGGAGGAGGATTGAAGAGCAGTTTCGAGCCGCTGGAGAGTTCCGTGCCGGTGGGCACTGCAGTGGCAAAGGGAACCGCGGTGGGGTCGGTGGGATCCGGGTCGCACTGCAGTACGGGATGCCTGCACTGGGGCGTCCGCCTGGACGGCGACTACAAGGATCCGCTTCGTTACGTGTCTGACCGCCGACCTTCAGTGCTTCTTCCGGCGGGGCGATCTACTGAGCAGATAACGGGCTTATCCGGGTCCGTCGCCAATCTACTGAGCAGGTAA
- the rpsB gene encoding 30S ribosomal protein S2 — translation MPVVTMRQLLDSGVHFGHQTRRWNPKMKRFIFTERNGIYIIDLQQSLSYIDRAFEFVKATVAHGGTVLFVGTKKQAQEAIAEQATRVGQPYVNQRWLGGMLTNFQTVAKRIQRMKELEEINFDDVASSGHTKKELLLLRRELTKLETNLGGIRNLTKAPSLLWIVDTQKEHLAIDEAKKLNIPVVAILDSNCDPDDVDFPIPGNDDAIRSVNLLTRVIADAVAEGLIVRHNKSGNNTEAPAEPLAEWERELLEGAAETPAADAAAEAPAAEAAPAAEAPAADVDAIVDAPAAEVTEK, via the coding sequence ATGCCCGTCGTTACAATGCGCCAGCTGCTCGACAGCGGCGTTCACTTTGGTCACCAGACCCGCCGTTGGAACCCGAAGATGAAGCGTTTCATCTTCACCGAGCGCAACGGCATCTACATCATTGACCTGCAGCAGTCGCTGTCCTACATCGACCGCGCGTTCGAGTTCGTCAAGGCCACTGTTGCCCACGGCGGAACCGTCCTGTTCGTCGGTACCAAGAAGCAGGCGCAGGAAGCCATTGCAGAGCAGGCCACCCGTGTTGGCCAGCCCTACGTCAACCAGCGCTGGCTCGGTGGCATGCTCACCAACTTCCAGACTGTCGCCAAGCGGATCCAGCGCATGAAGGAACTCGAAGAGATCAACTTCGACGACGTTGCTTCCTCCGGCCACACGAAGAAGGAACTCCTGCTTCTCCGTCGCGAACTGACGAAGCTCGAAACCAACCTCGGCGGCATCCGCAACCTGACCAAGGCTCCGTCCCTGCTCTGGATTGTCGACACGCAGAAGGAACACCTCGCCATTGACGAGGCCAAGAAGCTGAACATCCCCGTTGTTGCCATCCTGGACAGCAACTGCGATCCGGACGACGTCGACTTCCCGATTCCGGGCAACGACGACGCCATCCGCTCCGTCAACCTGCTGACCCGCGTCATTGCCGACGCCGTGGCTGAGGGCCTGATCGTCCGCCACAACAAGTCCGGCAACAACACGGAAGCCCCGGCCGAGCCGCTGGCCGAGTGGGAGCGCGAACTCCTCGAAGGTGCTGCTGAGACCCCGGCCGCTGACGCCGCTGCTGAAGCTCCCGCTGCCGAAGCTGCTCCGGCCGCCGAAGCTCCCGCTGCTGACGTTGACGCCATCGTCGACGCCCCGGCAGCTGAAGTAACCGAGAAGTAA